The genomic interval TCCGTGAAAATCAGAACCGCCGGTGGCCACCAGATCATATTCTTCGCAAATGCGTTGGAATAATGTGATCTGGTGCGGCCTGTGAGTTGGATGCCAGACTTCCAATCCGCCAAGGCCTTGCTCTTTCAGCTTTTTAACGAGGCGTCGCAAACCCCGTGATGCAAGTTTCATCTGTCCGGGATGGGCAATCACCGCTACGCCGCCCGCCTTACAGATTAATTCCACACATGCTTCCGGAGTCAGACGGCGGCGTTCCGCGTAGGCGGCCTTGCCCTTGCCGAGCAGCTGCTGAAAAATTTTATCCTTGTGTTTAAAATGTCCCTTTTCGATCAGCGCGGCGGCGAAATGCGGCCGACCGACCACGTCATCACCGGCGTGTTTACGCACATCGTCATGAGTAAGGTCGTAGCCAAGGCGATTTAGTTTTTCCAAAATCTGAGAGTTTCGTTCCGAGCGCCCTTCCCGTACCCATTGGAGCGCGGCCTGCAATTCTTCATGGGATGGATCAAACAGATAGCCGAGAATGTGAAGGGTGATTTCTCCGAACTCCGCGCTCAATTCAATGCCTGGAACAGTTTGAACGGATGAGTTTCTGCCAGCCGCCATAAAGCGCGGCAAGCCGTCGGTGGTGTCATGATCCGTTAACGACAGTGCGGACAGGCCACCTTTTTCGGCGAGCGCCACCAGCTCTTCGGGAGAGTTTGTTCCGTCGGAAAAAATCGAATGGCTATGAAGGTCGATCATTATTCTTAATTTCTAATTAGTCAGATGCGCCAGTTTTCGGTACGTTCGGGCGGATTTTAACTGAATCAAAACGAATTGAACGACCAAAAGGAGTAAAAGATGGATGTGAAACTGATTGCCAACACGATTCGCGGACTTTCAATGGACGGCGTACAGGCCGCTAATTCGGGGCACCCCGGTATGCCGATGGGCATGGCCGATGTCGCCGCCGTGCTCTGGACGCAGTTCCTCAAGCACAACCCGCACAACCCGCAATGGGCCGACCGCGACCGCTTTGTTCTTTCCGCCGGCCACGGCTCGATGCTGATCTATAGCCTGCTCCACCTTTCCGGTTACAACCTGCCGCTCGAAGAGCTGAAAAAATTCCGTCAATGGGGAAGCAAAACGCCGGGGCATCCGGAATACGGTCACACCGTCGGCGTTGAAACGACTACCGGCCCGCTCGGCCAGGGTTGCGGCAACGCGGTTGGGATGGCGATCGCCGAGCAGATGCTCGCCAAAAAGTTTAACAGCAAAGACCATAAGCTGGTCGACCATTACACTTACGTAATCGCCAGCGAAGGCGAGTTCATGGAAGGCATCTCGCACGAAGTGTTCTCGATGGCCGGTAATCTCGGTCTTGGCAAATTGATTTTGTTTTACGATCAGAACTTTATCAGCATCGAAGGCGACACGCATATCACCTATACCGACGATGTGAAGAAACGCATGCAGGCTTATGGCTGGCACGTTCAGGAAATCAACGGTCATAACACCGACGAAATCGTCGCCGCCACCAAGGCCGCTCAGGCACAGACGAAAAAGCCGTCGGTTATCATCTGCAATACAACCATCGGTTTCGGTTCACCGAACAAGGCTGGTTCGCACGACTGCCACGGAGCGCCGCTCGGCGAAGAAGAAGTAAAACTCGCCAAAACTAATCTTGGCATCTCCGCTGAAAAATTCTTCGTACCGGAAGAAGTGCGCGCCGCCTTCGCTGCCGTTGCAAAGAAAAACGCTGCGATCGAAGCCGAATGGAGCGCAACCTATTCCGCCTTCGAACAGGCCAAGCCGAAAAA from Kiritimatiellaceae bacterium carries:
- a CDS encoding PHP domain-containing protein; translated protein: MIDLHSHSIFSDGTNSPEELVALAEKGGLSALSLTDHDTTDGLPRFMAAGRNSSVQTVPGIELSAEFGEITLHILGYLFDPSHEELQAALQWVREGRSERNSQILEKLNRLGYDLTHDDVRKHAGDDVVGRPHFAAALIEKGHFKHKDKIFQQLLGKGKAAYAERRRLTPEACVELICKAGGVAVIAHPGQMKLASRGLRRLVKKLKEQGLGGLEVWHPTHRPHQITLFQRICEEYDLVATGGSDFHGTLTPDITLGRGFGDQCVPLSVLDTLRRRSGIPI